From the Chryseobacterium sp. G0201 genome, the window TGTTTTCTCTTATGACAACAAAACAAGAAACCGTTTAAAAAATAGTCTTACCCTTTCTGAAGAGGAAGTTAAGAAATTATTGGACGAAAAAACTCCGTATGTTGTAAGATTTAAAATGCCGATCGACAGAACTTTGAATCTTGTAGATATCATCAGAGGAAATTCTTCCGTAAATACTAATACGTTAGACGATAAAGTTTTAGTTAAAAACGACGGAATGCCGACTTACCATTTCGCCAACATCATCGATGACCACGAAATGGAAATTTCTCACGTGATCCGTGGTGAAGAATGGTTACCTTCTTTAGGTTTACACACTTTATTATATGAAGCAATGGGCTGGGAAGCTCCACAATTTGCGCACCTTTCTTTAATTTTAAAACCTGAAGGAAAAGGAAAATTAAGCAAAAGAGATGGAGATAAATTCGGATTCCCTGTATTTCCATTAGATTTCAAAGATCCTGAGACTGGAAATATCTCCAAAGGGTACAGAGAAAACGGATATTTACCAGATGCATTCATTAACATGGTTGCATTATTGGGATGGTCGCCTGCAGATGATAAAGAAATTTTACCTTTAGAAGAGATGATCAAAGAATTTGATCTTCATAAAGTACATAAAGCGGGTGCAAGATTTAGTAAAGAAAAATCAGAATGGTTTAATCACCAGTATATTCAATTAAAATCTGACGAAGAATTACTTCAAATTTTAAAAAAATCAGATTTAAATTTAAATATTGAAGACGAAAAATTGTTGAAAATCATTCATCTGATGAAAGAAAGAGCAACTTTCCCGAAAGATATTTACGAAAACGGAAAATTTTTCTTCGACGCTCCAACTTCTTATGATGAAAAAGCATCAAAAAAAGCTTGGAATGATGAAACTTCTGCTGTTTTAGGTGAATTGGCTACAACATTAGAAACTGCTGAATTTACTTCTGAAACATTAAAACAAGCAGTACACGATTTCGCCGAAAACAAAGGTTTAGGAATGGGTAAAGTAATGATGCCACTCCGTTTAGCCTTGGTTGGAGAATTGAAGGGACCAGACGTTCCGGACATTTTAGAAATCATTGGAAAACAAGAAAGTATAGCAAGAATAAACAATGCTATAAATAATTTTAAATAGAAATCCCATAATTTTTCATAAATTTGAAAGATTTAATTTACTTCAAGAAATGGAATATTTAAGTTTCGAACTTCCTATACAAGAATTGATGGAGCAATACCAGACATGTTCTTTGGTAGGAGAAGAAAGTGGTGTTGATGTAAAATTAGCATGCAGCCAGATTGAGGACAAGATCATAGAGAAGAAAAAAGAAATCTATTCTAATCTTACACCTTGGCAGAGAGTACAACTATCCCGTCATCCGGATCGTCCATATACCCTTGATTATATCAACGGAATGGTAGATAAAGGAAGTTTCCTTGAGCTTCACGGAGACAGAAACTTTGCAGATGATCCTGCAATGATCGGTGGTTTAGCGACTCTTGACGGTCAAAAAGTAATGATCATCGGAACTCAAAAAGGAAGAACAACTAAAGAAAGACAACACAGAAGATTTGGAATGCCAAATCCTGAAGGATACAGAAAAGCTTTACGACTAATGAAGCTTGCTGAAAAATTCCAGATTCCTGTGGTTACTTTGGTTGATACTCCGGGAGCTTATCCGGGATTGGAAGCTGAAGAAAGAGGTCAGGGAGAGGCTATTGCAAGAAACATTTTCACAATGGTTCAGCTGAAAACTCCGATATTTACGTATATCATTGGTGAAGGAGCAAGTGGTGGAGCATTAGGAATCGGTGTTGGAAACAAAGTTTACATGTTGGAAAACACTTGGTACACAGTAATTGCACCGGAAAGTTGTTCTTCTATCTTATGGAGAAACTGGGATCACAAAGAAGATGCTGCCAATGCATTGAATCTGACTCCAAAAGATGCCTTAAGAGAAAAGTTTATTGACGGAATCATTGAAGAACCGCTTGGAGGAGCTCATTATGATCCTGCAGCGACTTATCAGAATCTGAAAACTTCAATTTTACAAAACATCAAGGCTTTTTCTAAATTTACAGGACAAGAACTTGAAACCCAAAGACAAGACAAATTTATTGCAATGGGGCAATATAAAGGATAAAACAAAAAACGGTTGAGAAATTTCTCAACCGTTTTTTATTTCGTTTATAATTAAATATTATCAATCTTCCCTAAGATTCAATTCGATCTCAATATCTTTATTAATTCTTTTCAGTGAAGAATATTTTGCGTCACAAACCATGGTTGTTAAAATATATTCTCCTTTATCCACTAAAAGATAATTCTGGCTTTTAGCAGGCACATCCAAATTATAATATTTTTTCCCACTTATTTTTACAATTAAATTACATTTAGATCTGTTTTTAATATTAATATAAGCTTCCTTATCCATCGGATCATTATTGAACATGTGCGTTAACATCGCTGCTGTTTTCTTATTTTTTTCGCTTGGCTCTGCATTTTTATTTGTACTTGCTGCACTTGCATAATTTACCGTTTTATTTGGTGTTGCAACAGTCTTGTTATTTGCATTGGAAGCAATTGTTTTAGAATTGTTTAATTCGTTATTATTAACAATTTTTTCAACTTTTTCTTTACTAAGAGGTTTTATTACGGGTTTTGCTTCCGGAGAATTATCCGCCATTATGAGTTCTATCAATTTCTTTTTGAAATAATCCGTTTTGGCATGTCCCGGATTTTGCTTTAAAAATCCTGCAATTATTCGGGCTTCTTTTGTACTTTCGGCATCGTTTTCTGTATAGATGATCAAGGTTTCTTTTTCTACAATAGCCTTAGATTTGCCTTTTTTCTTCTTTTGGGAAAAACCAAGAGTAAAAACGCATAAAAATATGAGGAGAAATATTTTTTTCATTAACTAAGCATTTAAAATTTTATTAAATATACAAATAACGCAAAAAGTCATTTTTTAGTTTATCATTAAAATCATTATCTTTGCACTGCTCTAAAAATAAGCTAAAAAAATCAATACTAATCTTACAATAAAAAAATAATAGATATTATGTCTTATACACCAGCTGCTGCAGACGTAGCAAAATTGAGAAACATTACAGGTGCAGGTATGATGGACTGCAAGAAAGCTTTAGTTGAAGCTGAAGGAGATTTCGACAAAGCGATCGACATCCTTAGAAAAAAAGGACAGAAAGTTGCTGCTAACAGAGCTGACAGAGAGTCTGCTGAAGGTGCAGTTATCGCTAGAGTAAACGAAGATAACACATTAGGTGCTATTATTTCTTTAAACTGTGAAACTGATTTCGTTGCTAAAAACGAAGCGTTCATCGAGCTTGCTTACGAATTGGCTGAAATGGCTATCGTTGCTGCTACTAAAGAAGAGCTTTTAGCTACAGATTTCCACGGAATGACTGTTGCTGAAAAATTAATCGAGCAAACAGGTGTTATCGGTGAAAAAATCGAGATCGGTACTTTCGAAAGATTAGACGGTCCTTTCGTAGGAGCTTACATCCACGCTGGAAACAAAATCGCTGCAATCACTTCTCTTTCTGCAAAAGCAGACGGGGCTGAAGAGGCTGCTAAAGCTGTTTCTATGCAGGTTGCTGCTATGAACCCTATCGCTCTTGACGAAAATGCGGTTTCTCAGGAAACTATCGATAAAGAATTAGAAATCGAAAGACACAAACTTACTGAAGAAGGTAAGCCTGCAAACATCATCGAGAATATCTTGAAAGGTAAAATGCAGAGATTCTACAAAGACAACACTTTAGTACACCAAGATTTCATTAAAGACAGCAGTATTTCTGTTGCTGATTATGTAAAATCTGTAAACGGAGATCTTAAAGTAACAGGATTTGTAAGAGTAAGCTTAGCTTAATCAATCTTTCAAAGAAAAATAATAATCCCGGTGAATTTTTTCATCGGGATTTTTTTGTGCCCTATTTATAACAAAACCAAAAATCATCAGACTGAAATTATATCTGGGACGGAAGGGGCAACGGAAGAACTCTTCCTACAGGGACATATTGGTATATTTTAAAATGGATCTAGCCAGATACAAAATTACCCGTTTCATATTCTGGATGGATTTTAATCAAGAATCGCGAATAATTTAACAATTTTCTTTAAATTTTACTAACAATATCTCAAATATTATTTTAAATTTGTAGAAATCCTAATTCCACTTTTATATGAAAAGATTTCTACTTAGTCTAGTATTAGTTTTTTTTACAATTAATACGCTCTTTGCACAAAGAGATACAGAACATTGGTTTGCCCCAATGATGAATCGAACCGGTCTATCTGGAGGAGCCAATGGTCAGTCTATATATTTTTCTACTGATTCTGTAACACCATTTCCGGTAGAAATTTATAACAATAATGTTGTTATTGGTACCGTTACAATCAGTAAAGGAGATCCAAAGATTTTTGTGATCCCTGTGACTCCTTCTACATCTGTATCAGCTATTGTAACAACATCACAAACAGACCTTTTTACGCCTATTACAAAAGGAATTTATACAAAAGGAACAAAACCATACTATGCGAATCTTAGATTCTCAGTTACGAGTCACGGTGAGATTTTAACCTCTAAAGGAAAAGCCGGTATTGGTAAGAAATTTTATGCAGCTGCAGCTCCAATTACTGATTTAGGTGGTGGCTCTATCTACAACTTTATGGCAGGTATATTGGCAACTGAAGACAATACTGTTGTTACGGTTTCAGGATATTCAACTTCTGTTACATTTTCCAACGGGACAACTGGTCTTACCAATCCTACCATGACTTTCTCATTAAACAAAGGACAATCTTATATTATTGAAGGAAGAGGAAATCTGGCAGGTAACCAAACAGGATTCATTGGTGCAAAAATAGAATCAACCAAACCAATTTCTTTAACAAACGGTAACTTTAACGGGCAGTTTTCTTTAGGTTCTGTTGGAGGAAGTTCAGATATTATTATGGATCAGTCTGTACCGGTAGACAGATTAGGAAATGAATTCGTTCTAGTAAAAGGAAACGGAAATATTGATATCAAAGTAGAAGACGCATTAATTATTGCGACAGAAGATAATACCGAAATCTATGTTAATAACAGTACAACTCCTGTAGCTACTATTAATGAAGGAGGATATTACAGAGTTAATGCTATATCAAATACAAATTATATTGATCAGGGTAACGGGCATTTCAATATGTACATTAGAACAAGTAAAAATGTATACGTTTACCAACTTCTGGCAGGTCTTGCAACGAGTATTGCAACATTAGGATATAACTATATTCCACCATTGAATTGCTTTTTACCTAGAAAAATTGATGAAATTGCATTTATTAATGACCTTAACGGAAGTGCAAATGATATTAAACTTAATATCTTAACAGAAACCGGAGCCGTTGTTACAGTAAACGGAGGATCTCCAACAGCTGCACAAGGACCTTATCCTGTTTTGGGAACAACTTCTTGGGTATCCTACTCTATTCCCGGATTATCAGGAAACGTAACAGTAACATCTACCAAAGCCGTTACCGCAGGTATCGCCGGAGGAAGTGGAGCCGTAGGTTATGGTGGATATTTTGCAGGATTCTCTTCAATCCCTGTTATTGCAAAAAAATCAGGAGAATGTGCTCCAGGTATTATTTTGGAAGTTGATGATGGTTTTGAAACTTACCAATGGTTCAGAGAAGGAATTCTTATTCCAGGAGCAACATCCAGTACTTATGCCCCTACTCAATCAGGAAATTATACGGTAAAAGTAACAATGGGAACATGTCCTCCTGTTACGACACCAATATATAAAGTATATTCTTGTGTTAAAAATACAACTGTAAATGTAAATGCCTGTGCTACAAAAATTATAACTCCAACATTTTCAGGTTCAACACAAACTCCAGTTCCGAGCACTGTGACAATTACAACACAGCCTACTCATGGAACAGCTGTTGTAAATCCTGCAACGGGTATAATTACTTATAATCCTACAGCTGGATATACAGGAGCAGACGTTATCGTTTATAAATTCTGCGGTAATGGTACTGAATTTATAGATTGTGAAATTGTAACTGTGAACTTAACCGTAGTTCCGTTTATTGTAAAAGATGCTAAACTAGAAGCATGTCAATATGAAGACAAAGCGTTTTTTGATCTTACAAAAGCAAATGTTATTGATATATTAACAGTAACTAAAAAATACTATCCTACATTGGCAGATCTTAACGCCAATACAAACCAAATCATGGATCCTACGAACTATGGTTCTGCAGGAGGATTTGTATATGTAAAAATAACAAGTAATGAAGGTTGTACAGCAAATGCAAAAATTGAATTAATTGCAAAACCTATCAAAAAATCTCCAATTCTTGTTGACAAATATATCTGTATTGATTCAAGAACAAATCTGGAGGCAGGTCCTGGATATGATTCTTACCTATGGAGCACAGGTGCAACTACATCAGGTATCCAAGGAGTTGGTGTTGGAGAATACACAGTAGTTCTTGGAAAGAACGGATGTTTCGTTACACAGGTAGTAAGAGTTAATAAAACCGTAGATCCTGTTATTAAAGAAATCGAAATCACAAACAATACAGCAACAGTAAATGTCATCGGAGGAACTCCACCGTACAAATATTCTGTAGACGGAACTTCTAACTGGCAGGATTCTAATGTATTCACAGATCTTTCAAGAGGTCAGCATACATTCTATGTAAAAGATTCTAATAACTGTACACCTATTTCTGTTGAAATTACTGTACCTAACTTATTAAATGCTATTACGCCAAACGGAGATAACAAAAATGATTATATTGATTATAGCGAATTAGCTTACAAAGGAAATCTAAGCTTTGTTATCTATGACAGATACGGCAATAAGATATTCACAGGTGATAAGTTTAATAACTACCGATGGGATGGTAAGCATTTCGACAAGAAAATCTTAACCGGAACATACTGGTTCCACATCAACTGGAATGAACCAAATAAAGAAAAGACTCCAATAAAATACACAGGTTGGATTCTTGTAAAAAATAGAGAATAACAAATTACTTTTTAAACCACGATTTTAAAATCGTGGTTT encodes:
- a CDS encoding acetyl-CoA carboxylase carboxyltransferase subunit alpha, whose amino-acid sequence is MEYLSFELPIQELMEQYQTCSLVGEESGVDVKLACSQIEDKIIEKKKEIYSNLTPWQRVQLSRHPDRPYTLDYINGMVDKGSFLELHGDRNFADDPAMIGGLATLDGQKVMIIGTQKGRTTKERQHRRFGMPNPEGYRKALRLMKLAEKFQIPVVTLVDTPGAYPGLEAEERGQGEAIARNIFTMVQLKTPIFTYIIGEGASGGALGIGVGNKVYMLENTWYTVIAPESCSSILWRNWDHKEDAANALNLTPKDALREKFIDGIIEEPLGGAHYDPAATYQNLKTSILQNIKAFSKFTGQELETQRQDKFIAMGQYKG
- the tsf gene encoding translation elongation factor Ts; amino-acid sequence: MSYTPAAADVAKLRNITGAGMMDCKKALVEAEGDFDKAIDILRKKGQKVAANRADRESAEGAVIARVNEDNTLGAIISLNCETDFVAKNEAFIELAYELAEMAIVAATKEELLATDFHGMTVAEKLIEQTGVIGEKIEIGTFERLDGPFVGAYIHAGNKIAAITSLSAKADGAEEAAKAVSMQVAAMNPIALDENAVSQETIDKELEIERHKLTEEGKPANIIENILKGKMQRFYKDNTLVHQDFIKDSSISVADYVKSVNGDLKVTGFVRVSLA
- a CDS encoding DUF6759 domain-containing protein; the protein is MKKIFLLIFLCVFTLGFSQKKKKGKSKAIVEKETLIIYTENDAESTKEARIIAGFLKQNPGHAKTDYFKKKLIELIMADNSPEAKPVIKPLSKEKVEKIVNNNELNNSKTIASNANNKTVATPNKTVNYASAASTNKNAEPSEKNKKTAAMLTHMFNNDPMDKEAYINIKNRSKCNLIVKISGKKYYNLDVPAKSQNYLLVDKGEYILTTMVCDAKYSSLKRINKDIEIELNLRED
- a CDS encoding gliding motility-associated C-terminal domain-containing protein gives rise to the protein MKRFLLSLVLVFFTINTLFAQRDTEHWFAPMMNRTGLSGGANGQSIYFSTDSVTPFPVEIYNNNVVIGTVTISKGDPKIFVIPVTPSTSVSAIVTTSQTDLFTPITKGIYTKGTKPYYANLRFSVTSHGEILTSKGKAGIGKKFYAAAAPITDLGGGSIYNFMAGILATEDNTVVTVSGYSTSVTFSNGTTGLTNPTMTFSLNKGQSYIIEGRGNLAGNQTGFIGAKIESTKPISLTNGNFNGQFSLGSVGGSSDIIMDQSVPVDRLGNEFVLVKGNGNIDIKVEDALIIATEDNTEIYVNNSTTPVATINEGGYYRVNAISNTNYIDQGNGHFNMYIRTSKNVYVYQLLAGLATSIATLGYNYIPPLNCFLPRKIDEIAFINDLNGSANDIKLNILTETGAVVTVNGGSPTAAQGPYPVLGTTSWVSYSIPGLSGNVTVTSTKAVTAGIAGGSGAVGYGGYFAGFSSIPVIAKKSGECAPGIILEVDDGFETYQWFREGILIPGATSSTYAPTQSGNYTVKVTMGTCPPVTTPIYKVYSCVKNTTVNVNACATKIITPTFSGSTQTPVPSTVTITTQPTHGTAVVNPATGIITYNPTAGYTGADVIVYKFCGNGTEFIDCEIVTVNLTVVPFIVKDAKLEACQYEDKAFFDLTKANVIDILTVTKKYYPTLADLNANTNQIMDPTNYGSAGGFVYVKITSNEGCTANAKIELIAKPIKKSPILVDKYICIDSRTNLEAGPGYDSYLWSTGATTSGIQGVGVGEYTVVLGKNGCFVTQVVRVNKTVDPVIKEIEITNNTATVNVIGGTPPYKYSVDGTSNWQDSNVFTDLSRGQHTFYVKDSNNCTPISVEITVPNLLNAITPNGDNKNDYIDYSELAYKGNLSFVIYDRYGNKIFTGDKFNNYRWDGKHFDKKILTGTYWFHINWNEPNKEKTPIKYTGWILVKNRE
- the gltX gene encoding glutamate--tRNA ligase, translated to MEKVRVRFAPSPTGPLHLGGVRTALYDYLFAKNQGGEFVLRIEDTDTARYVEGAEEYIEEALEWCGIIPDESPKKGGKFAPYRQSERRDIYDRYTEQILKTDYAYIAFDTAEELDAVRAEYEAKGDVFSYDNKTRNRLKNSLTLSEEEVKKLLDEKTPYVVRFKMPIDRTLNLVDIIRGNSSVNTNTLDDKVLVKNDGMPTYHFANIIDDHEMEISHVIRGEEWLPSLGLHTLLYEAMGWEAPQFAHLSLILKPEGKGKLSKRDGDKFGFPVFPLDFKDPETGNISKGYRENGYLPDAFINMVALLGWSPADDKEILPLEEMIKEFDLHKVHKAGARFSKEKSEWFNHQYIQLKSDEELLQILKKSDLNLNIEDEKLLKIIHLMKERATFPKDIYENGKFFFDAPTSYDEKASKKAWNDETSAVLGELATTLETAEFTSETLKQAVHDFAENKGLGMGKVMMPLRLALVGELKGPDVPDILEIIGKQESIARINNAINNFK